The Mesorhizobium huakuii genome has a segment encoding these proteins:
- a CDS encoding IS5 family transposase, producing MPYKHNADRRHHVGKMTFRVTNWRDYEAGLRRRGSLTLWVTPEALAGWRAPRRKTRGGQARYSDLAIETALTLGCVFAMRLRQTEGLLHSLLDLMGLKVPVPDHTTLSRRAQKWEPSARRNPPLPDGPLHVLVDSTGLKVYGAGQWLEQKHGARSRRNWRKLHLAVDAKSGAIIAQRLTDQDTDDPSQVAPLLDQIDGEIDQFTADGAYDGKPTYRSILQHSATANIVIPPRSTAVESRDAGPPGQRDKHIAAIASDGRLKWQAATGYGKRALSETAIGRYKGLIGRRLRARSLPAQQTEVAIGCIVLNRMLAWARPESIRRQVTQA from the coding sequence ATGCCGTACAAACACAACGCAGATCGTCGTCATCACGTCGGAAAGATGACATTCAGGGTGACGAATTGGCGTGACTACGAAGCAGGTCTGCGCCGGCGTGGTAGCCTGACCTTATGGGTAACGCCGGAGGCACTGGCGGGATGGCGCGCTCCGCGACGCAAGACCCGCGGCGGCCAAGCCCGGTATTCCGATCTCGCCATTGAGACAGCGCTGACGCTGGGTTGCGTCTTCGCAATGCGGCTGCGCCAGACCGAGGGATTGCTTCACTCGCTGCTGGATCTCATGGGGCTGAAAGTCCCAGTTCCAGATCATACGACGCTGAGCCGTCGGGCACAGAAGTGGGAGCCATCAGCCCGACGAAACCCGCCGCTGCCGGACGGCCCGCTGCATGTGCTTGTCGATAGCACGGGATTGAAAGTCTACGGCGCCGGGCAATGGCTGGAGCAGAAACATGGCGCCAGATCACGTCGCAACTGGCGCAAGCTGCATCTGGCAGTGGATGCCAAAAGTGGCGCGATCATTGCCCAAAGGCTGACAGATCAGGACACGGATGATCCTTCCCAGGTGGCACCGCTTCTCGATCAGATCGACGGCGAGATCGACCAGTTCACAGCCGACGGAGCCTATGACGGCAAGCCAACCTATCGGTCTATCCTGCAGCACAGCGCAACCGCGAACATCGTCATTCCACCGCGTTCCACGGCGGTGGAAAGCCGTGATGCCGGACCGCCTGGTCAAAGGGACAAGCACATTGCCGCAATCGCAAGCGACGGTCGGCTGAAATGGCAGGCAGCCACCGGCTACGGCAAGCGGGCGCTGAGCGAAACAGCCATCGGACGATACAAGGGGCTGATCGGACGGCGCCTGCGAGCACGCTCTCTTCCGGCTCAACAGACCGAGGTTGCCATCGGTTGCATCGTTCTCAACCGCATGCTGGCATGGGCACGCCCGGAGTCTATCCGGCGTCAAGTCACGCAGGCATAA
- a CDS encoding Ulp1 family isopeptidase, translating to MDFTSTKRVRGQSNRAGLQDSSRAAPFAGAAAFERQLSEIANSGGGGGAMPTGSAPQPPQFVKRLSNRPLHPGDSESISALEAALIKGNAAENTTKFYLGSLLRFGHWLFVNNKDTIKDRLDHESLADDAREFIGKRNPKTLLTAIDHLRTSQSTGGIVPIAGCAELIPYPQDVALIDEYKNEVATNTGKRYAADLRSFSDYLRQNNKEGIAGRLSGKKLDGDVKGYKEDAGGHRNIGYALTDLRKSQAGVKAMELERRVPLVPIPVDAALMEPTRVGEAIAQHSASQEAVSWPKELRAQQDNQPAPSFFIAPGKLPAGPDNLNSIGAGAFGAAGSRHAGVQAAARPSLALSEQQIRRSPGAPGAPDRGNLLPTEWVNINNEHSTALLRPAKRQRNLNAPPAVAIQQQLSGIGNLGGRRPIQPSTYEVGALMPGSESEYIPRLQSEPRGIGGATAQHSAPHDAIASRSVVPMEDYDQDLLWEGVDKAGPLPSLGSSASHYQPPASAGAVHALNGRHDYQSAADELAGSNVLPRRQDGGFEAMVHQNPPTPFELNAWVPAPDFPPPFTGPVPVHHQGARQPGAPQGLSPVPASSDDEALAWLGEELVQRRIQEPALPSAAHLPVQSFGEERLLGSAADRADEDGAPAKRQRTLNNRQEVAVQGLLSESGNSSARVLMQPATWLRPAVNEAQIGRGRINNPDAPEKDLDGFKRPSNVTQNSTLVTVGGDRRALCSKDASLIGVLEEALRKGKVAETTFKYNVNPLLQFARWLVDSGKQGFATRLDEASLKQDLKQYERSGGPSLEASMRHVKTAKAGGVPIAGHALRNPYPQDEALIKLYNATPSAKNADRDRVMRYSSALRRFSDFLQKNGKTGIAARLNDKTLDDDAKLYPGGYIGIRAALVQLRQSGAGELGSGGHIAPVPRPEDAVARRVGEAAAPAPSARARSDIFGGLQSFVDLNAPTPSDLRDDAHSAPVRPRGQMLRDTEWQPMMHGTGSAAVPGAGGSDDVQPVHRGRLSPMSEAAPAPPARAPQPASPVTAGLSDTYRGVPVVDLTASSDAEIEALDATALAEATVLGATEHLSDAHIGRDYLLLEQELQGANPALAARTRLLEGLISVQLRSPHLDEQQVQSRLQGIYGRDNDTADFLFLPVNNASPDDLSSLGTHWSLLFVDRRNRERAVAYHYDSAGHCNRRIAQQLAEIMKATLVTPAMAQQDNLVDCGVYVLDGTWALVGRLIGGEGPDHQPLPLDDLVADRQALQDRLRRRLPHEEEPRQL from the coding sequence ATGGATTTCACCTCAACCAAGCGGGTGCGCGGACAATCGAACAGGGCCGGCCTGCAAGATAGCTCACGTGCGGCTCCGTTCGCAGGTGCGGCCGCGTTTGAGCGGCAACTGAGCGAGATCGCCAATTCAGGTGGAGGTGGTGGAGCAATGCCGACCGGCTCGGCGCCGCAGCCGCCTCAGTTTGTGAAAAGGCTCAGCAATCGCCCTCTTCACCCCGGGGATTCTGAGTCTATTTCGGCCCTTGAGGCGGCCCTCATCAAGGGCAACGCCGCCGAGAACACCACCAAGTTCTATTTAGGTTCTCTTCTCCGCTTTGGCCACTGGCTTTTCGTAAACAACAAAGACACCATTAAGGATCGGCTCGATCACGAGTCGCTGGCCGATGATGCGCGCGAGTTCATCGGAAAGCGTAATCCCAAGACACTCCTTACGGCAATAGATCATCTCCGGACCTCGCAGTCGACGGGCGGAATCGTGCCGATCGCAGGCTGCGCTGAGTTGATTCCGTATCCTCAGGATGTGGCCCTGATCGATGAGTACAAAAACGAAGTGGCGACAAATACCGGCAAGAGGTATGCAGCTGATCTTAGGAGCTTCAGTGACTACCTGCGTCAAAACAACAAGGAGGGCATTGCTGGTCGGCTTTCCGGCAAGAAGCTGGATGGAGATGTCAAGGGCTATAAAGAGGACGCCGGTGGTCATCGGAACATCGGTTACGCACTGACTGATCTCCGAAAATCGCAGGCCGGCGTTAAAGCGATGGAGCTCGAGCGCCGGGTTCCCCTCGTTCCTATTCCCGTGGACGCGGCACTGATGGAGCCGACGCGGGTCGGCGAGGCGATTGCGCAGCACAGCGCGTCGCAGGAAGCTGTCAGTTGGCCAAAGGAGCTTCGGGCACAGCAGGATAATCAACCAGCCCCGTCATTTTTCATCGCTCCAGGGAAGTTGCCCGCTGGGCCGGATAACCTTAACAGCATCGGGGCGGGCGCTTTCGGAGCAGCCGGCTCTCGGCACGCTGGGGTTCAGGCTGCCGCCCGGCCGTCGTTAGCGCTTAGCGAACAGCAGATTCGCCGCTCGCCTGGCGCGCCTGGCGCGCCTGACAGGGGCAACCTCCTGCCAACCGAGTGGGTCAACATCAACAATGAACATTCCACAGCGCTGTTGAGGCCAGCGAAGCGGCAGAGGAACCTGAATGCGCCGCCAGCCGTCGCCATTCAGCAGCAGCTGAGCGGGATCGGCAATTTAGGCGGCCGCAGGCCGATCCAGCCCTCCACCTACGAGGTGGGCGCATTGATGCCCGGGAGCGAGTCCGAATACATCCCAAGGCTGCAGTCGGAGCCTAGAGGCATCGGAGGCGCCACTGCGCAGCACAGTGCCCCGCATGACGCTATCGCTTCGCGATCCGTCGTTCCTATGGAAGATTACGATCAGGATCTACTTTGGGAGGGAGTGGATAAGGCCGGCCCACTGCCATCTCTAGGGTCAAGTGCGAGCCATTATCAGCCGCCGGCTTCTGCAGGAGCCGTTCATGCTTTGAACGGGCGCCACGACTACCAGTCGGCCGCGGACGAGTTGGCCGGGAGCAACGTCCTGCCGAGGCGGCAGGACGGCGGGTTCGAGGCAATGGTCCATCAGAATCCGCCCACACCATTCGAGCTCAATGCTTGGGTTCCAGCGCCTGATTTTCCGCCGCCGTTTACCGGGCCAGTACCGGTTCATCACCAGGGCGCTCGACAACCCGGCGCGCCGCAGGGGCTTTCTCCCGTGCCAGCCTCCTCGGACGATGAAGCTTTGGCGTGGTTGGGCGAGGAGTTGGTGCAGCGGCGGATCCAAGAACCGGCGTTACCATCAGCGGCCCACTTGCCCGTGCAAAGTTTCGGTGAGGAGCGGCTTTTGGGTAGTGCCGCGGATCGGGCCGATGAGGATGGCGCGCCGGCGAAGAGGCAGAGGACACTAAACAATCGGCAAGAAGTCGCCGTTCAGGGGCTGCTGAGCGAAAGCGGTAATTCAAGCGCTCGCGTGCTGATGCAGCCCGCCACCTGGTTGCGGCCCGCTGTCAACGAAGCGCAGATCGGGCGGGGCCGAATCAACAACCCTGATGCGCCGGAGAAAGATCTTGACGGATTCAAGCGTCCTTCCAATGTGACCCAAAATTCAACACTGGTTACCGTGGGTGGCGACAGGCGTGCTCTTTGTTCCAAAGATGCGTCCCTTATCGGAGTGCTGGAGGAAGCGCTCCGCAAGGGCAAGGTAGCGGAGACCACCTTCAAGTACAATGTAAATCCTCTTTTGCAGTTCGCTCGTTGGCTCGTTGACAGCGGAAAGCAGGGCTTTGCTACTCGCCTTGACGAGGCGTCACTGAAACAGGATTTGAAGCAGTACGAGCGATCGGGTGGTCCGTCCCTCGAAGCGTCGATGCGCCATGTCAAGACTGCGAAGGCCGGCGGCGTGCCAATTGCAGGACACGCTCTCCGCAATCCCTATCCCCAGGACGAAGCCCTCATCAAACTGTACAATGCAACTCCGTCTGCGAAAAACGCCGACAGAGATAGAGTCATGAGGTACTCATCTGCTCTTAGACGTTTTAGTGATTTCCTGCAGAAAAATGGAAAGACGGGCATTGCCGCTCGGCTCAACGACAAGACGCTGGATGATGACGCCAAGCTCTATCCCGGTGGTTACATAGGGATCCGCGCCGCGCTGGTGCAACTGCGGCAATCGGGCGCTGGAGAGTTGGGATCTGGGGGCCATATTGCCCCTGTTCCTCGTCCCGAAGACGCGGTCGCGAGGCGCGTCGGGGAAGCTGCTGCGCCAGCGCCCTCTGCCCGGGCTCGCTCCGACATTTTCGGCGGCCTTCAATCTTTTGTTGATCTGAATGCGCCCACGCCGTCCGACTTGCGTGATGATGCTCATTCTGCACCGGTGCGTCCGCGCGGGCAGATGCTCCGCGACACGGAGTGGCAGCCCATGATGCACGGGACAGGGTCCGCCGCCGTCCCGGGGGCGGGAGGGTCCGATGACGTTCAGCCCGTCCATCGCGGTCGACTTTCGCCGATGAGTGAAGCTGCGCCAGCGCCACCGGCAAGGGCTCCCCAACCCGCCTCGCCAGTGACGGCCGGGCTGTCAGACACCTATCGCGGTGTTCCCGTGGTTGATCTGACCGCCTCCTCCGATGCTGAGATCGAAGCCTTGGATGCGACCGCATTGGCCGAGGCGACGGTGCTCGGCGCCACCGAACACCTGAGCGACGCCCATATCGGCAGGGATTACCTGTTGCTGGAGCAGGAACTGCAGGGGGCCAATCCAGCGCTCGCCGCCCGGACGCGGCTGCTGGAAGGGCTGATATCCGTGCAACTGCGTTCGCCCCACCTGGACGAGCAGCAGGTGCAAAGCAGATTGCAGGGCATCTATGGTCGCGACAACGACACAGCCGACTTCCTGTTCCTGCCGGTGAACAATGCCAGTCCTGATGATCTTAGTTCCCTCGGCACCCATTGGTCACTGCTGTTCGTTGATCGCCGCAACCGGGAAAGAGCGGTCGCCTATCACTACGACTCCGCCGGGCACTGCAACCGCCGCATTGCACAACAGCTAGCAGAAATCATGAAGGCTACCCTGGTGACACCCGCCATGGCCCAGCAGGACAACCTTGTTGATTGCGGCGTCTATGTGCTGGACGGCACGTGGGCGCTGGTTGGACGATTGATCGGCGGGGAGGGGCCGGACCACCAGCCGCTGCCCCTTGACGACCTCGTCGCTGATCGGCAGGCGCTGCAAGACCGGCTGAGGAGGCGTTTGCCGCACGAGGAAGAGCCCCGGCAGCTGTGA